The stretch of DNA aaaaaaaagttcgaGAGGGGACAGCAATAAAAAAATATGACCTCAAGggactttaaaaatacaaaatagttatattttttcattattgcaTAGTAAAGAAATTGACAGATGCTAACTAAAATAATGACATGTCCCTTAGCCTTTAGATGACATGACAGGGAATACTactaaaaaaatgacttgaaGAAAAAGTCAGATTTtagtaaagggaagaaaaaatctTAATCCAAAGTCAAGGTCATTGCTGATAATAACAGATGACCTCGTGGCATTAGCATTTTGTTCTAGTAAATGATGTTCAGACCAAATTCAAATTGGGGTCTTAAAAGATGGGTGTAAATGTTGAGGCTTTCTAGATTGTCCCTTCACTCATACTTGTACTTGAAGTAGATCATTGTGTCTTTTATTTGCCAAAAGTTGGAATGGTTGTTTTCcaacaaaaaaaaggaacatgGTATCATCTGTAAGCTAAGTATTTCAAGGATCTAGAGACAATCTAATGGATGACTTAGAAAGGACAATTGATGAGAACATTAATACCTCCAAGGTTCTGATATGAGACAAGTGTTTACCTGTAGAAAGTAGAACAGAAAGTGGGTTGGCTGAATAAGTCACAGTTTACAGAGTGAAAGATCCTTGCAACTTGGATAGTCTGCTAATACAAAATTTGCTGAAGCAAGCCAATGAATTGGCAATAAATTCTAAAGTTAAGGTCAATGAAGCAATATATAAGcttcatatatagaaaataaaaatactgcaTTAGATATTGAGTCTGAAGTTGTTACAGTCAAGGGGATATTAGAATCTGCTAGTCTGTGTTTTATGTGTAAAGATGTTTTTAGggacaaattcaattcaataaataagcATGAGCTATGTATGACGTACTGTATTAGGAGATGggagatataaagacaagaaCAATCCTTGTTCTTAAAGAGGACTGAtgagtaaatgcaaaatatatgcaattaaaataattttaggaaagaACTGggatgggaaaataaaaaatgacctCATGTGGGTCACGGAACTGTAGGTCTAAAGTGACTTTGGAGACTACCTACTCTATCTCTCCTTtatacagaagaaactgaggaccagagagttTAAGTTGACAAGTTCACAAAGTTAATACATtatagagctgggatttgaacttgatCTTATTCCTCACTATTCCCCTTCAAATATTCCAAGCTACAATCAAATTAATTGCTCTTTCTTGAACTTGACATATATCCCATGTGTGGAACAAAACCTCCTTACTCCTGATAAGGTCTAACCCTAGTGTCCCTTCCTCCATAAAATCTTTTATCTTcctatctaaaaccaaaaaagatttttctcttaTCAAGTTTTCCTAGAGCTCTGTCTGGATTTCTCCTTTACCCCAATACATTTTATATTGGATTATATTTATTGTATGTGTAATATCTTTTATAAGACTATAAGTTCCATAAGGGCAAGAAATATCAGTTTTCATCTTGGATTCTAGTTTTAACAAATATCTGTTTAACACATTGTAAggatttagtaaatgtttgattTCAAACACAGAAAATAATAACTTAGGGGAAAATGTGTTTGGGTCACTAATTAGGTAGTGAAGAATATATAATAGTAATTACCTATAAACTTGTATCTTACAGATAAAGGCAAAAGAATCATGATTAACTTTCACAAAAATATGAAAGCATACCTAGCATATACCACCTTAAATACCCCTAATTTTTTAGATTTATAtaatgtgtatacacacacacccacagacatatatatttttttccttgaatacaATGACAAAAACCAGGCATACAAGTGAAATTTTAGTATTAATCTTTAATAGGGTAAGTAAGCAAACATTCATTCTAAATATTAATTATGATTCCTCTATATCTTAACTTCAGTGTCCAGAAGAATGTTCTTCCTCATTCTTTGGAGCAGTTAGGAAATATTCTACTCCAACAGCTactaaaaatgctccaaaacccCATTTGAATCCTCTTGTCAAAGCAGCCCACAAAGTAGCAGGTTTTCCAAAATGACCCTTGTATCGCCAAACTTCATTgctagggttaaaaaaaaaaaaaggtcagtcaTAATTACCTTGTTGTAAACCTTTCATATTTAATACCTAACTTTCTGGTAGACATATGCAGGGGACcattaaacacatttccatggaATCACTCAGATTGGTCTATTTATGCCtgaatttaacatttaaaataaagataatctaAGAATGATCATGTATTTCACACTTATCTTATTACTTTGGATTTTATTGAGCTAAAGAGTTATTTAACCTGATTCTTCTTCTGGGTCCATAAGGAGTAAGTAGGCTATTCTAAGAATTTAGTAAAATTTTGGGAATCTGGGATAGATTGAGCCAGGCATAAGACTATAATTTTAATGGTGATTACATTGTTTTCAGAGAGAGGGACCAATACTGAGAAGCATAAATCATTGTTTCTTACTCAGGCATTTTTCCTTCTGACTACTTATAAATAGAAGTGTGAACTGAGCTGATATATGGCACTttagtttttcacttttttttgtaatggcaaaaaattagaaatagaaggaatgcccatcaattggggaatggctgaacaagttgtagtttatgattgtaatggaatactattaagctataagaaatgattagaaaGACTTATACAAacagatgcaaaatgaagtgaacagaaccaggagaatacagGGACACAGTTAagcaatactgtatgatgatAAACTGTGAATAATTTAACTATTCTTAGTAATACAATAACCCAAGATCATTCCAAATGACTCACGataaaaaattctatccacatcctatggagcctgaatgctattgttcactttttgttttttcattttttggggtctgtttcttttctcacagcctaatatggaaatatgttttacatgattgtacatatataacttaccttgaggggagggaaaagagataaaggagggaagtagaaaatttgaaactaaaaactttttaaaaatgaatgttaaaaatgttctttacacctaactgggaaaaatattgtTAAACAACAATAAAGAGAATATTCTACTTGATATGTTAGGACAACATTGGGTATGACTAATTTTCCTAAGAATACATGTACCCTGGACATAAATGTAGATTACCATTCAAAAATCTtcctgggggtagctaggtggcacagtggatagagcacaaactCTGGAagcaggacaacctgagttcaaatctagcctcagacacttaatataagaTCAATTTAAATGATAACCTCTCTTCTAGAGCAGAAAATATGCTGTGACTCACTGCTCTCTGCATTGAGTGATAGTTGTAGAAAAGCCTTTATTCCCCATCAGGAGAACTGCTACATGCTAGAAAGTACAAGCTAAACAAAAAGTCAATATAGcacacactttaaaaaaaattttcttcaggAAAGGCAATATAGGAAATGAAAACTGAGGTTATAGTTGATGATTACAATCCAGGCTCCTGAGGTGCTCTTACCGAGCCCATGGATCCTTGAGACCTTGTTTGGCCAATCTCTCCTGGATTCGCTGGAGTGGTGTTCCTTCTATTGTCCACTGTTTGTAATCAGGGAGTTCAATTTTTCCATGACCATGACCATGTCCATGTTCGTGTCCATGAGCCATGTCTACAGAAAgacattaaaataagaaatatatagtCTATGATTGTAACATGGAAGTTAATCATAAATATAAAGAACATCTGTAACCACAAAATTTAGTATAGTGCGGCTCAGAAAGAGCTTAAATTCTTTCTCATTGATAGTTTCCATctttagaacattttataaaccttaaagcactttcCTCAAAATAGTTCCTTAAATACAGGAGggatttgataaatgtttgttgaattgcaACCCTATTAGGAAGGTAGAACAAATGTAATGCTGTATTACCCCAATTTTATCACATTGTTAACTTTTTATCTTACCTCAGTTCCaaagttatatagctagtaaatatccatattagaaaaataaataaaattttaaaaagctaagtTAGCTTTTTAATGTTGCTATAAGAATGAAtaagaggagtggctaggtggcgcagtggatagagtaccggccctggagtcaggagtacttgagtacaaatccggcctcagacacttaattacctagctgtgtggccttgggcaagccacttgaccctattgccttgcaaaaaaatctaaaaaaaaaaatgattaagaagtTTATggtaaaaaaaaccttttactgAAAGAGATATTATAGGATTAGTAACATAGCATTTGTCAAAGCACATACTGAAATTAAAAATGCAGGGCAGTACAGAAAAAATTGGGGAGATTcagtctattttaaaaataacttaaaaatagtTGGTATGGGATAGTGGAAAGTGGATccaatttgaaatcagaggactaGGTTTAATTCTAACATCTGATATTTAGATCTTTACTACCTTGACAGATAtgtctctgggtctctgtttcttTGTAAATAAAATAAGACGACTGCATTATATCAGTAGTGTCAAACTACAATAGGAGTACCACAAAAATCATATATAAAGTTAGTTGcaggtcacatattgacttaagaaaataatatattatctatatGTTCTTGTATTTTGATTTGTTAAACATCtcaattactttttgtttttgcaaggcaatagagatTTGATCAAGGTCCCTACAGCTAAGTattttaagtgcctgaggctgaatttgaactcaggccctcctgactccaagttcagtgctctatccactgaggcccTAGCTGCTccacaaatacattttaataaggTTGGGTTCCTGGTGGGGGGCATGTGGGTGTGTTTGATACTTGTGGCCTAAATGATCATAATAATCCCTTTGAGTTCTAATTGTTATGATCCTATGACAAAGAATACCACTTTTTTAGCCATTCATCCTCTTTTATTTTCATGTTCATGAAATTTAGATGATTTAAAACTGAGAGGCACtttctaaccctttcattttgcaaCAGAGGAATCAAGAATCTGAGATAAGAAATGGAGCTCaaatcttttggtttttttaaatcaaaaatgaGTAAAACCTTTTATGTTTACATCATTTTACTTCTGAACATATTATTTCCCTCCTGCCTAACCTGCAAGctattccttaattttttttaaaaggcaatttaGCAAAAGCAATCAACACATCTTGAGTTAGTATTACAAAGCAGTATCTCCAGCTCTTCAAAGGGCACGTATTTTTTCATCCCTTCTTTGGGGTCAAGCTTGGTCATTATGTTTAGACAGCATTCtatttaatgggttttttttttttggttcttcttgcTATAGTTTTAAGTTGTGTAATATTATACAATATTTGCTTCCTTCATTTTGCACACAAATACCcataagctcctggagggcatgGTCAGTttggcttttctttgtatccccttaGCACACTAAAGTCATCACTTATCCATGGATGCTGATTGTTCAATTTTAAATTGTGATGGTTCTAAAATGGCAATTTGGCTAGTGGTCTCAAATGTTAAGATCCAGatgaatcctttaaaaaataacagaaaaggggcgactaggtggcacagtggatagagcactaggcctggagtcaggagtacccgggttcaaatctggtctcagacacttaataattacctagctgtgtggccttaggcaagccacttaacctcattgccttgccaaaaaaaaaaacaaaaaacagaaaagctTTCTTCCCCTTCAAACATTTCCATCCATAAATTAAATATTCCCTTTATGTCTTAAGCACTTTGGAGAAAAAGTTTCTATATTTAAATCTGTAAATGACAATTTTTTGAGGTATGGGACATAACTTTGATGGGTAATGTTGGAAAgtacaaattcttcatttttcttttagattattTGATCAGTAAATGTGCCAGAGATTAAAAATTAAGGTATTTTTACTATATAAGGGGGGAAATGCAGTATTTTTCCACTTAGTTTTGGTACTGCTCTTTAGTGTTCTATGagataaaacttataagctagcTGTGGTGCAATGGCTTTGGATTCAGGACAAGAGTtccaatccagcttcagacacttgccacttactagctatgtgaacttgggcaagtcatttaacccagattgccttgcttccagggccatctccagttatactgattcatatctagtcactggacccagatggcactggaggagaaagtgaggttggtgacttagcacagcctccctcactcatatccaattcacgagcttgtcatggcctcaccttcctgatatcaacatcttctttaaaaatgaaggacaaacaaacatTATCAGGACCAAATCAAATGCCCTTTCTACCCAGTGCTGCCTGCTTTGAGACTCAGTGAGATGCTATTTTCCCCTTTAACAAATTTAGGGTCTAGAAATCAGTGACATGATAGAGAAAACCAGATCAAGCTGTCTAGTTTAAGTTTGGTAAGCAGACAAATAAGCCAAATGGAACTGTAAAAAGATTTATGGGGgcttaaaaaaacattttgatctatttttctcCACTAACCCCACCCCCAATAGAACTTTTCCAgcaaaaaagttaagcaaaacagCCTAAAAGAGTGAATGTGACTGATAGTCTGTATAACTTTCCATTTTTGTACTTTATTGCTTAAGATAAAGGATAGAAATTTAACGTTTAATAATCTGACCCAGCATTATCCACTACATTTAAGATTCAACaaatttaagtgcctactaggtCTAAGGAGTTGTGCCatggatacaaagatgaaaaataacagTTCCTCTCCTGAATACTGAAAGGACATCAAAGATATATATGGCAGTCTTTGCCACAAGTTCATAGTgcaggagagagaaaagatcCCTACATAAGACAATTAATTATACAACATCAAATCGTATCTTTGCCCTTCAATCTACTAAAGTAACAACAGGTTTTTCTATATaggattttaaagtttgcaaagatcTCTCCATTGTCATTTCATCTTCATAGAAAATCTGTATACTATACTTAAATCATTTAGTATCTTGGCACTGCAAATATCCAAATTCATTAAAAAACGTCTTTGGATTAAATtatctctaaagtcttttccaaaCCTAAaacccagggtggctaggtgatgcagtggatagagcaccagccctggagtcaggaggacctgagtgcaaatccggcctcagacacctagctgtgtggccttgggcaagccacttaaccccattgccttgcaaaaactttttaaaaaaaggggttAAAGATAAATAAGGGGAGAGATGCCTGCTGGATTAGGGTCCTGGAGGTGGCAAATGGGAAGGAAACAAGTGATGAAAAAGAggttaaagataaaaaaaggggAGATGACTGCTGGATTAGGGTATGGAGGTGGCAGATGGGAAGGAGACAAGTGATGAAAAAGAGGTTAAAATGATGTATTAGGGTACTGGAGGTGGCAAATGGGAAGGAGACAAGGGATGAAAAAGgagttaaagataaaaaaaaaggggagaTGACTGCTGGATTAGGGTACAGAGGCAGCATATGGGAAGGAGACAAGTGATAAAAAGAGGTTAAAATGATGTATTAGGGTACTGGAGGTGGCAAATGGGAAGGAGACAAGGGATGAAAAAGGGGTTAAAGATAAAAAGGGGAGATGACTGCTGGATTAGGGTAGTGGAGGGGGCAGATGGGAAGGAGACAAGGGATGAAAATGAGGTTAAAGATAAGGGATCGAGATGAATGATGTATTAGGGTACTGGAGGTGGCAAATGGGAAGGAGACAAGGGATGAAAAGGGGGTTAAAGATAAAAAAGGGGAGACGTCGATGCTGGGTTGGGGTCCTGGAGAAGGCAGCAGGAGCTGACTGCACAGTTAGGCCGTCCTGGCCCTCCAGGGGTGGCTTAGGCTGTGTCTCGGGCCGGCAAGGTTCCCTTCGATGCGCTCCGGGGAGGAAGCGGGAGGGGGGCGGTGGCGGCCTTCCCTGGGGCCACCTCGGGCTCCTCAGGGCTCGGGGCGGTTGGGGCCTGCCCTCCGGGTGGGGGCGGGGAGCGGGGTCCGGTTCTCAACGGTCGTCCGAAGGGCTGGAATAGTCATCGATAACGGTCAATAAAATGGACCCCGCACCCTGAACCATGCTGCTGCTGCGCCGCGGCGGGACCCCCGCACTGGCCCCGGGGAGAGGGCGAAGGCACTAGGTGGATGCGGATGCGGAGCTCGGGGTGACCCCGCGGCTCCTAGGGCCGAGCTTCCAGCAGcgacaggaggaggaggaggagggcgggCGGCACAGCGGCCGAGGGCACCGAGCGCCGAGGGCACCGAGGAGGGTAACGGGGGGCTCCGGGGGGCCGCGAGTCCCGTCTCCCAGGCCGCGGTCAtgcattttctctctcccctccccctctctcccccaggAGTTACCTGACTGGAATCTTGACCTCCCGGGGACACGGGAACCtcagccccgcccccggcccccgccgGAGCGCCAAGGAAGCGGAAGTCGGCCGGACGGAACCACCTCGGGCCGGGGGGGGATCCGAGGCCCGTAGGAGCGTTCTAAGAGCCGTGGGGAGATGGGGAAGGCGGAACGCGGAAGATAAAAGAGCGGTACGGGGCGGGGAAGAGGCCCTAACTTGCCCGCCTTGCAGTTGAAACGGCCTTGTCTTGGTTGCTTGAGCGCTTAGGGGTATGGGGGCACCCAGATCGCGGAACGCTTTGGGTGATGCACGAAGCTGAAGGGGCGTAGGGGGGCGGGAAATGTGGAGAGAGCTCGGCGGCCAATGAGCGTGCCCCTTGTTGAGGGCGTGGAGCTGCCCAATGGGAGGGCGGGTTGTTGTGTTGCAGTTGGCCGGCTGCTGGGAGAGGCGGCGGCGTCGGCTCCCGGAGCAGGAAGGAGACGGCGGCGTTGACAGGTAGGCGCCCGCGGAGCGGTCGAGGAACTCGACGCGGATGGGTGGTTCCCTCCTCGGCCGAGTGAAAGAGCGCGCGCCTCGCTGGAGGGATCGGACCGAGGCTGAGGGTCGGGGAACCCGAGGGGGGTCAGGCAGCTCCCGAGCCTCCGGCCGCCCAGGTAAACGCCCGGAGGGTCccgcggaggcggcggcggcggcggcccgggaAGACCCCCGCGGAGGGAGGGCCGGGGTCGGGGCTGGGGCCTGCGGGACTAGCCGAGGCGGGCGGGATTCCTCGCACGGAGCCTCCGGGCCGAGGTGGCGGCGTGGCGGGGCAGGTGGGATGCGCGGCGGAGCCCGCCCGGGCAGCCGGAGCCGCGGAGCCCTTCCTGAGGGCTCGTTACGTAACCCGCGGCTGTGCCCCCTCACAGAGCGCGGCTCGAatgggccggggccggggccgggccggggccggcaTGACGGAGGGCTCGCGCCGGAGGTTTGCTATGCAGGCTTTGGTTTAGggctttatttttgctttaatccTCAAGTCTGGTGGCACCCTTTTGaatacttttcttccttcaggaaAGAAGAGGCGCTTGAGCTTCGGGTATCAACAGTAGGAGGTAGGTATAAATGGGGAGCTGGATCTGGGAGGAGGTGTAATGAATGGGAAGCTCGGTG from Macrotis lagotis isolate mMagLag1 chromosome 6, bilby.v1.9.chrom.fasta, whole genome shotgun sequence encodes:
- the NDUFB3 gene encoding NADH dehydrogenase [ubiquinone] 1 beta subcomplex subunit 3 isoform X2, with the translated sequence MAHGHEHGHGHGHGKIELPDYKQWTIEGTPLQRIQERLAKQGLKDPWARNEVWRYKGHFGKPATLWAALTRGFKWGFGAFLVAVGVEYFLTAPKNEEEHSSGH
- the NDUFB3 gene encoding NADH dehydrogenase [ubiquinone] 1 beta subcomplex subunit 3 isoform X1 gives rise to the protein MVQDMAHGHEHGHGHGHGKIELPDYKQWTIEGTPLQRIQERLAKQGLKDPWARNEVWRYKGHFGKPATLWAALTRGFKWGFGAFLVAVGVEYFLTAPKNEEEHSSGH